A single region of the Pueribacillus theae genome encodes:
- a CDS encoding PolC-type DNA polymerase III, whose translation MNIDFETRKDRFKLLLEQLRINDESSKHYFKDGYLNKLSIDKTKRSWHFDLHLQSILPFQVYLLLQKNLKETFQHIANTSFSITTEKPDCSEDLLNDYWLYCLSQLDGVSEQLLVLLREQSPNLSGNTLEIQVRNEAEAIIVKRRLEKKLIDCLRSFGFPAFQLEAKIIEQVDEYKQFEERKAQEDAEKMRQTIINTERNAEKAAVASETSLQIGNKITDEPIAIETIQDEERRVTIQGYIFDVELKELRSGRLLLQVKLTDYTGSLLIKMFSRSKEDAHLFQAVKKGMWVKIRGGIQNDTFVRDLVMIANDINAITPIVREDTAPEGKKRVELHLHTPMSQMDAVTPTSKLVEQAKKWGHPAIAITDHAVVQSFPEAYAASKKHGIKVLYGLEANLIDDGVPIAYNDAERDLMNETYVVFDVETTGLSAVYNKIIELAAVKVKNGEIIDRFERFANPHEPLSATTIELTGITDDMVKNAPEIEDVLKDFHTFIQDDTLVAHNASFDMGFLNVGFRKIGLKDAKNPVIDTLELARFLYPELKNHRLNTLCKKFDIELTQHHRAIYDAEATGYLLWKLVKDAVERGITSHDRLNDNMGSGNFQRIRPSHCILLAKNQTGLKNLYKLVSLSHIDYFYRTARIPRSKLEKYREGLIVGSGCDKGEVFEGMMQKSPDEVEEIAKFYDYLEVQPLSNYAYLIEKELVRDENALRDILAKIVKLGEKLNIPVVATGNVHYLNPNEGIYREILISSQGGANPLNRQKLPEVHFRTTNEMLECFAFLGKEKAEEIVVHNTQHIASLVEEIRPVPADLYTPQIEGAEEEIRKMSYTKAKEIFGEPLPEIVEERLEKELKSIIGHGFAVIYLISHKLVKKSLNDGYLVGSRGSVGSSLVATMTEITEVNPLPPHYVCPDCKHSIFFDDGSVASGFDLPDKECTQCGSMYKKDGQDIPFETFLGFKGDKVPDIDLNFSGDYQARAHNYTKELFGEDYVFRAGTIGTVAEKTAYGFVKEYESENNIHFRSAEIDRLVMGCSGVKRTTGQHPGGIIVVPDNMEIYDFSPIQYPADDRNSEWKTTHFDFHSIDENLLKLDILGHDDPTVIRMLEDLSGIDPKTIPTDDPDVMKLFSGTESLGVTPEQILCKTGTLGIPEFGTRFVRQMLEETKPSTFSELVQISGLSHGTDVWLNNANELIANGTCELKDVIGCRDDIMVYLIYKGLDPSLAFKIMEFVRKGKGLQDEWIEEMKRHDVPDWYIESCQKIKYMFPKAHAAAYVLMAVRIAYFKVHHPILFYAAYFTVRADDFDLDTMIKGSNAIRAKIEEIYAKGLDASPKEKSVLTVLELALEMCERGMAFQKVDLYRSHATQFIVDGDTLIPPFNALPGVGTNAAINIMKARESGEFLSKEDLQQRSKMTKTVLEYLDEHGCLEGLPEANQLSLF comes from the coding sequence ATGAATATCGACTTTGAAACAAGAAAAGATCGTTTCAAACTCCTATTAGAACAGCTTCGTATAAATGATGAATCCAGCAAGCATTACTTTAAGGATGGGTATCTTAACAAACTGTCTATCGATAAAACGAAGAGAAGCTGGCACTTTGATTTGCATTTGCAATCGATTTTGCCTTTTCAAGTCTATCTTCTGCTTCAAAAAAATTTAAAGGAAACGTTCCAGCATATTGCCAATACCAGTTTTTCAATCACTACAGAAAAACCTGATTGTTCAGAAGATCTGCTAAATGATTATTGGCTTTATTGCCTTTCACAATTAGATGGCGTTTCTGAGCAGCTTCTCGTTCTATTAAGGGAACAATCTCCTAATTTGAGTGGAAATACACTCGAAATACAAGTTAGAAATGAAGCAGAGGCGATCATTGTAAAGCGGAGGCTTGAAAAAAAGCTAATAGATTGTTTGCGCTCGTTTGGCTTTCCGGCGTTTCAACTAGAAGCAAAGATTATTGAACAAGTGGATGAATATAAACAGTTTGAAGAGCGAAAAGCTCAAGAAGATGCGGAAAAAATGCGCCAGACGATAATAAATACCGAAAGAAACGCTGAAAAAGCTGCCGTTGCCAGTGAAACCTCATTACAAATTGGAAATAAAATTACGGATGAACCAATTGCGATTGAAACGATTCAAGATGAAGAGCGAAGAGTTACGATTCAAGGCTATATTTTCGATGTTGAATTGAAAGAATTAAGAAGTGGAAGATTACTGCTGCAAGTTAAACTCACAGATTACACAGGTTCGCTTTTAATTAAAATGTTTTCCCGCAGCAAGGAGGATGCCCATTTATTCCAAGCTGTTAAAAAAGGGATGTGGGTAAAAATCCGCGGCGGCATCCAGAATGATACATTTGTCAGGGATCTTGTGATGATTGCGAATGATATCAACGCCATCACCCCAATAGTAAGGGAGGATACCGCCCCTGAAGGAAAAAAACGGGTTGAACTTCATTTACATACACCAATGAGCCAAATGGATGCTGTTACCCCAACTTCTAAACTTGTAGAACAAGCAAAAAAGTGGGGCCATCCGGCGATTGCGATCACCGATCATGCTGTCGTTCAGTCATTTCCGGAAGCTTATGCGGCAAGCAAAAAGCATGGAATTAAAGTGTTGTACGGCCTTGAAGCAAATCTGATTGATGATGGTGTACCGATCGCTTATAATGACGCTGAACGAGATTTGATGAATGAAACATATGTCGTATTCGACGTTGAAACAACCGGTTTATCAGCGGTTTATAACAAAATCATTGAGCTTGCAGCGGTTAAAGTAAAAAACGGGGAAATTATCGATCGTTTTGAACGCTTTGCCAATCCACACGAACCACTATCGGCAACGACGATTGAACTGACAGGGATCACAGATGACATGGTAAAGAATGCGCCTGAAATCGAAGACGTTTTAAAAGACTTCCATACTTTTATTCAGGATGACACGCTTGTTGCGCATAATGCGAGTTTTGATATGGGGTTTTTAAATGTCGGCTTCCGAAAAATCGGCCTGAAGGATGCGAAGAACCCTGTCATTGATACGCTTGAACTGGCCAGATTTTTGTACCCGGAATTGAAAAATCACCGGTTAAATACGCTATGTAAAAAGTTCGATATTGAATTAACCCAACACCATCGGGCGATTTATGATGCCGAAGCGACCGGCTATTTACTTTGGAAACTAGTCAAAGATGCCGTCGAACGTGGCATTACATCACACGATCGCTTGAATGATAATATGGGAAGCGGCAACTTTCAAAGGATCAGGCCGTCTCACTGCATTCTTTTAGCCAAAAACCAAACAGGCCTGAAAAATCTCTATAAACTTGTCTCTTTGTCGCATATCGATTATTTTTACCGGACGGCAAGAATCCCACGTTCAAAGCTTGAGAAATACCGGGAAGGGCTGATTGTCGGATCGGGTTGTGATAAAGGAGAAGTTTTCGAAGGAATGATGCAAAAGTCACCTGATGAGGTGGAAGAGATTGCAAAGTTCTACGATTATTTGGAAGTCCAGCCCCTCTCAAATTATGCCTACTTAATTGAGAAGGAGCTTGTACGCGATGAAAACGCTTTGCGTGATATTTTAGCGAAGATCGTAAAGCTTGGCGAGAAATTAAATATTCCTGTCGTTGCGACAGGGAATGTTCATTATTTAAATCCAAATGAAGGGATTTACCGTGAGATTCTTATCTCTTCACAAGGCGGCGCAAACCCGTTAAACAGGCAAAAACTTCCGGAAGTCCATTTCCGTACGACAAATGAAATGCTCGAATGCTTTGCCTTCCTCGGAAAAGAAAAAGCGGAAGAAATCGTTGTTCATAATACACAGCATATTGCTTCTCTCGTCGAGGAAATCAGGCCGGTTCCTGCCGATTTGTATACCCCTCAAATCGAGGGGGCTGAGGAAGAAATACGAAAAATGAGCTACACCAAGGCGAAAGAAATTTTTGGAGAGCCCCTGCCCGAAATCGTAGAGGAGCGGCTTGAGAAAGAGTTGAAGAGCATTATCGGCCACGGATTTGCCGTTATTTATTTAATTTCGCATAAACTTGTTAAGAAATCTTTAAATGACGGTTATTTAGTTGGTTCGAGAGGGTCTGTCGGTTCTTCACTCGTTGCAACAATGACGGAAATTACCGAAGTGAATCCGCTCCCTCCACATTATGTTTGCCCAGACTGCAAACATTCCATTTTTTTTGATGACGGCTCTGTTGCATCGGGCTTTGACTTGCCTGATAAAGAATGTACACAATGTGGTTCAATGTATAAAAAAGATGGACAAGACATCCCTTTTGAAACATTTCTCGGTTTCAAAGGTGATAAAGTGCCTGATATCGATTTAAATTTTTCAGGAGATTATCAAGCAAGGGCACATAATTATACAAAAGAATTATTCGGTGAGGATTATGTCTTCCGAGCGGGAACAATCGGTACAGTTGCTGAAAAAACGGCTTATGGTTTTGTGAAAGAATACGAAAGTGAAAATAACATCCATTTTCGCAGTGCGGAGATTGATCGGCTAGTCATGGGGTGTTCAGGGGTCAAGCGGACGACAGGGCAACACCCCGGCGGGATTATTGTCGTACCTGACAACATGGAAATTTACGATTTTTCTCCCATCCAGTATCCGGCGGATGATCGGAATTCGGAATGGAAAACGACGCATTTTGATTTTCACTCCATTGATGAAAACTTATTAAAACTTGATATACTTGGACACGATGATCCGACAGTCATTCGCATGCTTGAAGATTTAAGCGGCATTGACCCGAAAACAATACCTACAGACGATCCAGATGTTATGAAACTATTTTCTGGAACGGAATCACTTGGAGTGACTCCTGAACAAATACTGTGCAAAACCGGCACATTAGGAATACCCGAATTTGGCACAAGATTTGTAAGGCAGATGCTTGAAGAAACTAAACCGAGCACGTTTTCCGAACTCGTTCAAATCTCAGGCCTTTCGCACGGCACCGATGTTTGGCTCAATAATGCGAACGAATTAATTGCGAATGGCACATGTGAATTGAAAGATGTTATCGGCTGCCGCGATGACATTATGGTCTATTTAATTTATAAAGGACTGGATCCTTCGCTTGCTTTTAAAATTATGGAGTTTGTCCGTAAAGGCAAGGGGCTGCAAGATGAGTGGATTGAAGAAATGAAACGCCATGATGTTCCAGATTGGTACATCGAATCGTGCCAAAAAATCAAATATATGTTCCCTAAAGCCCATGCTGCCGCTTACGTATTGATGGCCGTTAGAATTGCCTACTTTAAAGTCCATCATCCGATTTTGTTTTATGCTGCCTACTTTACAGTCCGTGCCGATGACTTTGACCTTGATACAATGATTAAAGGATCGAATGCGATTCGGGCAAAAATCGAAGAAATCTATGCTAAAGGATTGGACGCCTCACCAAAAGAGAAAAGTGTGTTAACCGTACTTGAGCTTGCACTTGAAATGTGCGAAAGAGGCATGGCATTCCAAAAAGTCGATTTGTACCGTTCGCATGCGACACAGTTTATTGTGGACGGTGACACATTAATCCCTCCTTTCAACGCTTTGCCTGGAGTAGGGACAAATGCAGCCATCAATATTATGAAGGCAAGGGAGTCCGGAGAATTTTTATCGAAAGAAGATTTGCAGCAGCGAAGTAAAATGACGAAAACAGTGTTGGAGTATTTAGATGAACATGGTTGTTTAGAAGGCTTGCCTGAAGCAAACCAGCTTTCGCTTTTTTAG